In Phacochoerus africanus isolate WHEZ1 chromosome 14, ROS_Pafr_v1, whole genome shotgun sequence, one genomic interval encodes:
- the SMIM36 gene encoding small integral membrane protein 36 has translation MEFYLEIDPVTLNLIILVSSYVILLLVFLISCVLYDCRGKDPSKEYPPEATLDAQSSIHLVVMQQSSSRAPWARGPSLNFGNASLLGKKSTMV, from the coding sequence ATGGAGTTTTACCTGGAGATTGACCCTGTCACCTTGAACCTGATTATCTTAGTTTCAAGTTACGTCATCTTGCTCCTGGTTTTCCTCATCTCCTGCGTGCTGTATGACTGTCGAGGCAAGGACCCCAGTAAGGAGTACCCTCCGGAGGCCACCCTGGATGCTCAGTCCTCCATCCACCTGGTGGTGATGCAGCAAAGTTCTTCCAGGGCCCCCTGGGCAAGGGGCCCCAGCCTTAATTTTGGGAATGCTTCTCTGCTGGGGAAGAAAAGCACTATGGTGTGA